The window ataaaagttTGTTGAATCAAAAGTTATGTTTCATGTAAGGTAAACTTGCTCTATCTATAATCATGAATATGAACAATGTTTACTTGTTTTTGTCAAAGacaggtttttaattttttgttattaggaTCTCTTCCACcactaaataaaatagatatattgGTAATGAATTAGTCATGAtattaatgataataaaaatttcatGATAGTAATTACTAACAttataataactaaattaaaatttttctgattttttttgtagtgtctTGATTAATATACGATTTTTGtcaaaaaatattagtatttgtgttagtttttatacttttttaaagaaatagaaactttatttaaataaacactataaataatatttttttctttcatttaaatTAACACTAGCCACGTACTCCGTACTCAAGGAaaatgagagaaggagagagcgggGGCGAGCGgttgagggtgaaacacggtgaggaagatggccatgccatcggaagaaataagggggagagcgtgggtgggtgtgtatccggtggtaaggAGGGTTCTTCTCGAGAGGGGTTAGAAAAGTCATTCAAGGCCTCTTTTAGAGATAAAGTCATTGGTGCACAAAAGTCTAAGGCCTTTGCATTAGTATGGTCTTTATCTGGGGATGGTATTGCGACGGTGACAGGTAAGCAGGGTGATTCTCGCCCACCAAGTGTCAGTTTTACCAAGGAGGCAAAGAGCTGTCTAGCTAAACCTTATGAGGAAGCCATCATGATCAAGGTGCTGGATAAGCATTATGGCTACACGGCTCTCATGCATAAGTTTCGGATAGTATGGCGCATCAAAGGAGGGTTTGATTTGTTAGATGTGGGGTTTgggtatttttttgttaaatttgatattGCTGCGGATTGTGAGAAAGTCATTCTTGGTGGCCCGTGGTTGATAGACGGTCACTATGTTGCAGTAAAGCCATGGGACGTGGATTTTAGGCCATGCGAAGAATCCTTTGGATCAACGCTGGTATGGATTCGAGTCTCGGGActtccaatttggtgctaccaggaACAAGCAATGCTGTGAACTGCTTCTGCAATAGGGGTTCCGGTGAAAGTAGATTTGGCCACTAAGCTTGCTGAAAGAGGAAAATATGCCCGAgcttgtgttcaaattaatcttgggttgcctgtaatcaaacatattatagtGGAGGGTGTGACTCATGAAATAGAGTACGAGAGTTTACAGTTGATTTGTGCTACTTGTGCACGATATGGGCATGATAAATcgttgtgcatggagaaggagTCCTTGGAAGGAAACAGAAATTTCTTTGGTGATGGAAAAAATAATGAAGCTCCGACACTAGTGCCACACAACAATCATGAGCGTCATAAAGAGGCTGAATCAGAAGCTCGTGATTTGGATGAGGATTCTCGTAATTTGGgtgagaaattaggagttgttaaaggGAAGGATGTGGTTACGGAATCATTGGCTCCTCACGTGCCTGATGGTCATCTTAATGAGGCATGCATAgatgatggagagggctggcaacaAGTGCTGCGTAAGGAAAAATTCACAATGAGCCAGTCATCAGGTTTGAAGGACTAAGATGGAAAGCAACACAAGTATGGTTCAAGAAAGGTTCCAAGGCCCAATTTGCATGGTGATGGAGGCAAATCAATTGGCATTAGGATGGGGAAGcgagaaaaacataaaattgcgCCATCTTCATCGCGCAGAACTCCTGCACGTCGTGGAATTTCTCTACGGAAGCGTCCTCGGCCTTCCTCCCTGCAGAACTcgccagttgataaaaatggtggcACAAGGGAGGAAACCTTAGTAGATGGAAGCATGACAGGTGCAGTGTTAGGGGGTCCAAAGGTGGCAATTATTGAGGATCAGAGTGTGCCAGTACCGCaggacaaaccacctattgaggttggtgattctgtttagagtttatgttcttatttattctgtccctattatttatggatagtttaaatatgattgtttggaatacaggggtgcttctaataagttagcccgggtgcattgtaaggaacttgttagaaaatttagacatattttctttattgtggttgaaactcactccccttttcagcatttaaaattattttgggaaaggttggggtatcactctgttggtatagtagaaacagaggggcataagggaggtatttggtttctatcctctatgcagggtgtttgttgtaagttcattgatgcttttgatcagggttttactgttgaggttcaatttgataatttaatttggaggtgtagtggtatttatggcagtcctcaattcaataaaagggttctcctttgggattatcttgttgcacaatccatggtttttcaaggaccttggattgtttttggtgattttaatgaagtcaaattttctcatgaatctaagggctgtcaattttctcatcaaagagcagacatgtttgctacttcattaggggatagtggtttgtttgatctgaagactattGGGAGGCAGTTTTCTTGGTACAGAAGGGTGAAAAATTCTGttgacgtggcaaaaaagcttgatcgagtctgtataaatagtagttggttatttatctttccagaggcttatgcagaagttttaaataggcttcaatatgatcattgccctattctggtgcgttgtaaaggtcgtcctcagcctaaGGAAATCGACCTTTTcgatttgttgctgcttgggctactcatcctgggtatagggatattgtgaatcagtcatggtggtctggtaatagagggattcatggcaagctttcggaagtacagaagaattcactagagtttaactcaaaggtatttggtaacatttttgttaagaaatgtgaattagagcagcagattaattatttacaaaagcgtttggaagtggtggatagtatttatttgcgtcagaaagAACAACAGTTacttgatgattataataatactctagtgcaagaagagctcctatggttccaaaagtctagagagcagtgggtaaggttcggagataggaatacaagattctttcatattcaaactcttgcgcgaaggaagcataataagattcatggcctttttctcaaggatggagtgtggaaaactgatccagaggttctgagtcaagaagcagagtctttctataaaagcttattctgtcatttggatgatgttAATTTGGGTTGCCTTagtgatgtgcctcttccttctctgaatgaggaagcttgcaataatctTACGGCACCAGTTACTATAGAGGAAGTCAGAACAGCTGTTTTTtacatgaactcttttaaagctccgggtcctgatgggtttcaagctttcttcttcaaagaatattgggagatcattggtcttgatgtttggaagatggttaagcaggtattctccggtgttactcttgatccgagaatgttggagactttactggttcttattccaaaggttgaatcaccggtatctatgaaagattttaggccgattagtctctgcaatgtagtttacaagatcataacgaaggtccttgttaataggcttcgtcctcatcttgcggagattgttggcccgcttcaaggaggatttattccgggacgaggaactcctgacaacatcattatttCTCAAGAAGTtctccactttatgaagaagactaaatcaaagaaaggcacactggcctttaagattgatttgcagaaagcttatgacagagttgactagaggtttttagctcatacccttaagggctttggttttcctattcctacaattaatttaattatgaattgtgTCATTGCTTCTTCCTTATTTATTCTTTGGAATGGGAATCGTCTGAATGGCTTCACTCCTagccgaggtcttagacaaggagaccctatgtcaccctatcattttgtgttgtgtatggagcgattggcatgctttataagtcatcaggttgatttgggcttgtggaaggcggttgctatttctagagggggaccaagaatatcccacttaatgtttgcagatgacttgcttctattctgtaaagctacaaagagacaagtgcaaaatgtgatgttggttttagagactttttgcaaagcatctgggatgaagattaatgtggagaagtctaaagcgctttgctccaagaatgtctttgcaacaaggaaagaagttttcactggggtatcctctatcagatttgtccaggacttgggcaggtatcttggagttacccttagccattctagggtgactcgttcaactttcaatggtgtcctggataagattcggagtaggctagcaGGCTGGAAAGGGAAtttactcaatcgggctggtagactctgcttggttaattctgttgcagccgctattcccacgtaccagatgcaggtctctattttttcCAAAGAAATCATTAGTAAATCGGAGTCTATGATGAgaaattttctttggaaaggacaagttgatggaagagaattgaatcttgttagttggaaggtactggttactccaaaaaaatatggaggtttggggattaaagatccttattgtgtaaatattgctcttcttgggaagctagtttggacttttttccagcagccaaacaagctatgggtccaattgttggatgccaaataccgatcatctctatatgactgttttagttatcctaagaacaaggactctcccatttggaggtatctttgcaaggcttgggaagtgttgaaggatgggtttgcttggtgtattggagatttgaacaagaatttttggttttctagctggaggagagaaggacggttatctaatgagatggattatgttcacatttctgattcgaatctctggatacaggatatttggtcggttggtaggtggcatttggatactttttattctcttttatctcaaaatttaaaaggtaatattctctcttacaatccagatgaacaagcaggtccggaagtggattgGTATTGGtgtgggtctgctgccaaagtctatgactcacgcgatggttacttgtggttgtgtaaacagctatttggttgggaggagcgggagaattggctttggctttggcgtcagcttgttccggaaaagcataagtttttggcttggttgtgtcttaaggaggctcttcctactgcaagttttcacTTTAGAAGAGGaatgtcgtcatcggataggtgtccaagaagtctttctagccaggaatcggttttacattgtattcgggattgtccaaaagatcagcttgtctggcataggttggatatttcttgtcattctttggatttgaagatctggttcttgtatcatagcagagagcatccgttcaagttcttttcgggactttggtggatatggcgagcaagaaataatgacatctttaatcttCATGAAACTTGGCCTtcggaaaaagtgatttgtctggcattaacttcagaaaaggagcttaggaatatttttgaatcacaacGTATGTCTCTTctctctactctaaatggtttttggaatcccccatctattgatacttttaagattaattgtgatgctagttattttggttcggggtgatagtgttggttttgcttgtgttattagagattgtaatgggagttggcaaatggggtgtttgggaatgattgagagtaatagtattcttcaaggagaattgtttgtcatttggagaggatatctcttagcttgggatgtggatcaacgagatgttatttgtgagacggattgtgtggaagcatttaatcttgttactcaagatggttttgggtttattgatccattggcgctcaaaataagagatatcatgcattggaattggcgtatTGACTTTCATTTGATTATGAGATATGCcaacacggtggcagatactatggcaaagatggcgatgaagttacaactttcacaTGTGGAGCTTTTTTCAcattgggaggagtttaagagtagtcttaaaagGGACTATCCCTCTATTTAAACAAtttcttattttgtttgttttgtttttctttgtttagtttatttcagtcaccaaaaaaaaattaatactagccaataattcatcatatatatatatattacataattaaagaattatgcataaagtttattttaaatataagtaattttaatttttatatattaaaatataaaattatatagcaaaaataagagaattgaaatcatagactagttaattttatatagttactaataaaaatatatatgatgCTACTTAGCAATGATGTCAAAATAaaactcatttttttattaatgaaaatattttatttatactaattatttATCTTCTTTGATTTAATTTGTGTATATATAAGAAATCAAATAATGTTAAATAGGATGTCATCTTTAAAAAATCTTTTgcacttaattttttattctaaataaataagatgataaaaaataacttattattattattattattattattattattattattattattattattattattattattatttaataaacaaTACTTGTTAATGAAATTGAAATATTGTAACATTAGTTTTTTTTGGTCTATGCATATATATAATtgatagttattttaaaaatatttatacttgaTAATTATTTTGAGACTTacagtatatttttaatataactaaaaatgaataaataatttgtcaaaattgaatattaattaattattcaaattatcaaatatatactagttatatatttatttttatttgattctaACTTCTAACATATATGAAAAGGTTATTAAAAAAAAGTGACTTTAAACTTAGTAGTTAGTATGACTTAGTTAATTCTGTAACATATGGTTTGAGAAAAAAAAGGCTAAAAATTTTGCAATGCACATACAAGCTGCACAAACATGGAATTTTGAACCAATATAAACTGAAAAAAGAAAAGACCAGTTGTAAGTGTTTTATGAACTTTTTAAATTGCATGCTCACAATAATGTTACCAACTCAATCTGaatcttataaattatttaatataaattttaatggtTATGAGATTTGAAATATCAATATGTCAGAAAAGGACAATGGCATATTTGAAAACCTTTCCAAACTCgaaaattatttaaagaatagAAGATAAAATGGTGTTGTTCTGATATATTGTTTCATGGAGTATAATCCACAAATATGGATCTGCAAGTCTCAGTAACCTGCAAAACTCAGGTTACGTTTTGAGTACACCTGAAAATGGCAGAGCCTCCAAAACGCAACATGCGTTTGGCAGATGAGGAAGTTCAAGCCTCGAAACGTGTTCGTCCTGCTCCTTGCATGCAGGTAATACTAAACATGTTGACCACTTGAAACTCCCAAAACGTAAGATGCATTTGGCAGTAGTTAGGAGCAAAACGCAAGTTGCGTTTGGCAGGCTCCCATGTTGTATGAACGCCACGTGTTTGAAGAGGGTGGTGATGGAGTCTATAAAACCGAAACTGAAAGCAAAACACAGGAAGCAAAGACAAGGGTTGCTGGTGTTCTAAGTTGCAAAGTTCTGCTGAAATTttgtgaggaagaagaagaatagaaaattttggttaaatattataaaatcaaaAATGGTTCGTAATTTTACTAAATCGGAAGAACACATTATTGAGTACTTGGATCATCCTCAATGggtaagtaaatttttttaatgtttaatgatatatatatgtatatattcaataataataataataataataataataataataataataataataataataataataataataatgttgttattgttattattataactagtattattaggattagtaaccgtgttattattattatctgttTTAGGAGAAGTATTGGATTAGTTATGATTAGTATATTGTTCAAGGGTCTGAAAattggaccggaccggccggtttgaCCGGTTTAACCACGAACCGACAATGCATGCGGTCCGGTCCTCCTGTATTAACCGGTGGAAAAAACCGCAAAGAAACCGCTGAACCGGTTAAAAACCGGCCGGTTGGACCGAATCGGTGACCGGCCGGTTCTTCTAAAAAACTTAAACGGCGCCGTTTTTAatggtatttaaaaaaaaaaatgaaacccgACCCGCCCGACTCGCCCGACCCGTTACCACTCAGAACCCCCCTTGGCCCCTTCTTCCCCATTCCCAAATCGCAGTCTCACTCTCACTGTCTCTTGCTCAGTTACTCTCACACCCTACCTTAGCCCTCTGAAGCATTCGAAAACCCCAGCCCAGACACCACCGCCGTCGCCGGGGTTTGCAGGTCATGACCGCCACCACCGTCGCGTGGTCTCTTCTTCCGTTCATTCATCTCAGTCTCACTCCAGATTCTAGGCGTGAACGGTGAACCCTAGCCCCTTCTGAAGCATTCGAAAACCCCAGCCCAGTCGCCACCGCCGTCGCCGGGATTTGCTGGTCGTGACTGCCACCACCGTCGCGTGGTCTCTTCCCCAGTTCGCCCGTTCATTCATCTCAGCCTATCCCCTTCTGAAGCAATCCCAGGCTCCCAGCGTCCCCGTGGTCCTCAGGCTGCCACCGCCATCGCCTGCTCCTCAGCACCGCCGCTTCGTCTTCGCTGGCCTCTCCCTTCGTCGTCGCTGGTCTTCGCTTCGTCAGCACCCAGGTGAGTGAATCCTCTGTTTCATCTtctctgtttcatactttcattttctatgttagaATGTATGGTTCTGATTCCAGAACGCCTAATGTTGATGTTGTATTGTTTTGGTGTTTTGCTGCTTTAGAACGCCTAATGTGTCTTGCTGTTTTGGTATTTTCCAGCCAATTGATGTTTTTGTGTTGTGTTGAATGGCTAAATCCTATAGGCACTAGGCAGAATTGTGTTGTGTTGAATGGCTGCCAATGCAATGAAAATTTGGGATCAACAGCCAATTCTGGGAACTTTGATTTCTGTTCAATTTCTTCGGTCTTCAATTTAGTGTTTTGCACTTTTGTTGTTCTGTAACTGTTAATTTGTTACCTTGTTTAATTTGTTACTTtgtaattgttaatttgttactCTGTTTTGTTAATGCTGATGTGGATATTGAAGCAGCACAGGATGAGGTGATTGTTAGGGTGAGTGGCCCTCTTGATTCTCATCCAGTTTCAAGAGTGATCCAAACATTCCAAGAGGCACAAATCAATGTTATTGAAAAACTCGCAGCTGCAAATGACACCATATTTCACACCTTTGTAATTAAATCCCAACAAGGATGTGAACAGCTCACAAAGATAATTTTGTTATACTGTTGGGGATCTAAAAAGAGAAGCATTTGGAACTAGGGTAGTAGAATAATAGTTCCTATTAACTGTGTAGGACAACCAATTTATTAATGTTTGTTTATAGTATACACAGTTTATCATAAGTATTATTCCTGCAATtgtcaaattatttttggtttttggttGTTTAGTTTAATGATCATAGGGTTTATTTGTTCTGTCTTCTTTTTTCTGATATCCCATATGCCTTCTCAAATCTCAAGTTcctattctttctttcttgtaTTCTATCAACTTCTGTGCATAAGACATAAGAGGAAAGTAGTGATTAGTTATGTTTTTGTCACCTATAGAGAGAATCCTgtctatataaatttttatattgtaattaaaagttgtagcattattattattaccttgGTTTTAATGTTTAGGCCTTATGAAACATTGCAGTATATATAGTTCTTAGCCAATCATCTGCTTCTTCTggttttaatatttagatatgcttttattactatttaacttttgagtttggattttgataagatcatatgtatttggttgatgatattttatgttgtgttttaaattttgaagatattttaagatttatattagactataattatattttaggatgtgtatttataatttatttattattctattccaAAACGGTTTTTCTGGTTAAACCACCGGTTGGACCGATTAGACCAGtgaaccagtaaaccagtgactagagcggtttgatgaccggtccgattTTCTGAACCTTGATATTGTTACATGTTTATAATAatgtatttgttaaaaataaaccGTTTTTTTATCATAacgttatttattattattattattattattattattattattattattattattattattattattattattatttatcgttaattttttttgtaggcTATTAGGAATTTGTTGCCCAGAAAATTAGATTTGCCAGAGACCTTTAACGAGGTAGCTGCAGTTTCACTAGCACTGACTGGTTTCAACACGTTTCACGAGTAGGCGAACTGAGAGGTCATTCTGCACTACTGAGTGCTTTGGTCGAAAGATGGAGGCTGGAGACCCATACATTTCATCTTTCGGTCGGTGAGGTGACAGTGACGTTGGAAGATGTTTCATATATTCTTGGCCTCCCGATTAATGGGGAGCCCGTTACTGGTAAATCAGACAGCAGTCACCAGTTTTTGGTGGAGAACTGTATCACGTGTTTTGGTCGGGAGCCCGGTCCGCAGGATCACGTATTGGGTAAGGTTAGTATACCCTGGGTCCGGCGGTGCAGAGATACCGAGACGTGTGACACTCAGGAGTCTATTGAGTGTTACGTTCGGTCGCACATTTTCTGCGTGCTCGGAACGGTTGTGTTTCCGAATAAGTCGACCACTTCGTTGAACTCGAAGTTTCTACCGCTACTTCGGGATTTCCACCGGATTTCAGCATATAGTTGGGGGCAGCCAGTCTGGCACACCTATACAGATCGTTGTGTCGTGCTTCACGATACAACTGCAAAGAGATGGATGGCCCACTGATACTGCTTTTTGTTTGGGTATGGGAGCGTATGCCGTTCCTGGCACCTATACCCCGCGATCAGCTCGTCGATGTTGGTATTCTACTCGCGCAAAGGTATAgccttttattgttattgttattgttattgttattgttattgttattgttattgttactgTTATTGTTATCGGTTTTGTTAGGTGGAGTCATTGGCGCCGACATACAAGATATACACGGCGGCCTACAGAGCATTTTAGGCGAGTACTCGACGACATGGGATTTGACGATGTAAGTTGTAACCATTAATTTTCAATGTTTTTATTCAGACGAATAATTTTTCTAATAGGCCTCTTGGTAACTAATGTGCAGTTTATATGGCGGTCGTATATGGGAGTGGGAGTTCCGGATGTCCTCGCTCCCCACTTGGCTATCTGCTCCACCCAGTCGCCGCTAGTGTCATTCGAGTGCATAGAATGGCACCCGACAGGCCGAGTTAGACGACAGTTCGGGATGCAACAGCTTCCACCAGGCCCGGCGTTCGACCTTGGTCGTGATCATTGCAAGCGATTGACAGGAGCACAGAATCATGACTGGAGAGAGATTTACAGTGAATGGGTTAACAGGTGGAGATTTGACCGCTATAATACATTGCAGCTAGAATAGCCTGTTGAATAAACCATTTAATCATAAGCAGATGCCACAAATTTACTATGAATAGAACCATAACAGCAATTTGAAATACCTGTATTCACTACGAGTTTATGCAAATATGGAGCCTTGAACCTCCTTAAGAAGTTGGACCCGATGTGCCTGATGCAATACATGTGTCACGCCCTTGGTGGTGACCATGCACCGTTACTGCGAGCTATTGCAGCGTCGATGGAGGTATGGCGGTCAGAAATAATACCCACACCATCAATGATAACAACATATCTCCGCAAATTGGTTAGGAAAAACTCCCACACGTCTGCTGTCTCGCCCTCAACAAtcgcaaatgcaataggcacaaTGTTTTGATTCCCATCTTGTGCAACCGCTACCAGAAATGCTCCTTTATATTTTCCGTACAGGTGCGTGCCATCAACCTGCACCAGTGGCTTGCAGTGTCTGAATGCTACAATACACGAATAGAAGCTCCAAAAAACGCGGTGCAGAACTCTTACACCTTGAACCTCCTCACTCTCATGGTAAACGGTGAGCGTTTTAATTTGAACACGAGACCTTGGCATCTTCACTGTCATTGCTTTCAACCATACTGGCAAAGTCTGGTAAGAAACTTCCCAATCACCAAAAATTTTTGCGACagctttctgctttgccaaccaagccttgcgGTAACTCACAGTATAGTTGAACCTGCCTTGAACTTCTGCAATAGCAGACTTCACCTTTATCGAGGGGTTTGCTTCGACCAATGGAATAATGGCATCTGTAATTGTGTCTgagtccaacttggcatgatcttgtgaaatcaTGCCCATGGTGCACGTGTGCTTGCCATTGTATCTCCTAATCTCCCAACAAGCTTTTTTTCGAATCAAGCTAGCTCGGATAAGTCAGTCGCACCCTGCACCATACcccttgcattttgcatagaatgtctgcggctcagactcatacacagtgtaatcaactcctctagagatggtgtagcttttgattgcagatatcacCGACTCTCTCGAACCAAATTTCATTCCGACACTAAAATCGCCATCTTCCGCCGCAACGTTGCCTTCACCTACGACATGCGCACCGCCATCAGTCAGACAAGGCAAATAAAATAAGCACTATAGAAAACTTCAGTTAATAATTATGACATACCTATATTCGCATACTCAGGAAATTCCGGAGCATGCATGGCTTCGAGATCTAGAGTCCGCATAAAAGGCGGAACACCAAACGGGTGCTGGTTTACAATCGCATTTGTTTCATCTTGCACCGCCGGATTGTCTGCCAAGTCTCCGTCATCGTTTTcgtcatcgacttcatagttAGCTTCAAATTCGTCTTCACTGTCATTATTATCTTCTGCCCAATCTATATCCCCGAACTCATCAACATTGATCTCATCGCCGACCATACTCATCCCCGACTgctgttcaaactcaacgtacagctctatcatcggcacgtgagatcgggtttgttgataaatatacAACATCTGCTGCATACTGGCATCGTCAGTGATGGgcattatttgaaactgtattaACCCACCAAATACTTGCACATGACTTCTGTATAAAAGATTGCTCACCCTTTTCAAAATGTGGCTTTGAATGTTATTACAAAGACCATTTTGCAACTCGACAAAACCCATGGTACATGGAATGGCAAATAACAacggacattcacaaacaaaagtcactcctTCATGTGTATTTGTTATAACCTCACCGTTATAATATACTCG is drawn from Arachis hypogaea cultivar Tifrunner chromosome 12, arahy.Tifrunner.gnm2.J5K5, whole genome shotgun sequence and contains these coding sequences:
- the LOC112730425 gene encoding uncharacterized protein translates to MIKVLDKHYGYTALMHKFRIVWRIKGGFDLLDVGFGYFFVKFDIAADCEKVILGGPWLIDGVPVKVDLATKLAERGKYARACVQINLGLPVIKHIIVEGVTHEIEYESLQLICATCARYGHDKSLCMEKESLEGNRNFFGDGKNNEAPTLVPHNNHERHKEAESEARDLDEDSRNLGEKLGVVKGKDVVTESLAPHVPDGHLNEACIDDGEGWQQVLRKEKFTMSQSSGLKD
- the LOC114924925 gene encoding uncharacterized protein, producing MGMISQDHAKLDSDTITDAIIPLVEANPSIKVKSAIAEVQGRFNYTVSYRKAWLAKQKAVAKIFGDWEVSYQTLPVWLKAMTVKMPRSRVQIKTLTVYHESEEVQGVRVLHRVFWSFYSCIVAFRHCKPLVQVDGTHLYGKYKGAFLVAVAQDGNQNIVPIAFAIVEGETADVWEFFLTNLRRYVVIIDGVGIISDRHTSIDAAIARSNGAWSPPRA